A region of Thermus oshimai DSM 12092 DNA encodes the following proteins:
- a CDS encoding NUDIX hydrolase, translated as MRREILVVAAILLDRQGRVLLVGNDWGRRGQVRYTLPGGTVEAGETALEALVREVREETGLRVKAIEHLAYVVQVEDRRKNERTLAMAFRASYEGLLNPKDPDGHIVEARFYAPEEVEARLKGHLPLFEPLMGYLKGERGRFYAYGGWGVPGVRV; from the coding sequence ATGCGCCGCGAGATCCTGGTGGTGGCGGCCATCCTCCTGGACCGCCAGGGGCGGGTGCTCCTGGTGGGGAACGACTGGGGGCGGCGGGGCCAGGTGCGCTACACCCTCCCGGGGGGCACGGTGGAGGCGGGGGAGACGGCGCTGGAAGCCCTGGTGCGGGAGGTGCGGGAGGAGACGGGCCTTAGGGTGAAGGCCATAGAGCACCTGGCCTACGTGGTCCAGGTGGAGGACCGGCGCAAGAACGAGCGCACCCTGGCCATGGCCTTCCGGGCCTCCTACGAGGGGCTTTTGAACCCCAAAGACCCCGACGGCCACATCGTGGAGGCCCGCTTTTACGCCCCGGAGGAGGTGGAGGCTAGGCTGAAGGGCCACCTCCCCCTGTTTGAGCCCCTCATGGGCTACCTCAAGGGGGAACGGGGGCGGTTTTACGCCTACGGGGGCTGGGGCGTGCCGGGGGTCAGGGTCTAG
- a CDS encoding carboxypeptidase M32 codes for MKPEDAYQALLTWHKETAYLASLGALAAWDQRTMIPKKGHEHRARQMAALARLLHQRSTDPRVGEWLEKVEGSPLVQDPLSDPAVNVREWRQAYERMRAIPERLAVELAEAESEAESFWEEARPRDDWQGFLPYLRRVFSLTKEKAEVLFALPPAPGDPPYGELYDALLDGYEPGMRVRELEPLFRELEGGLRGLLDRILGSPRRPDTALLHRPYPKEAQRAFALELLEACGYDLEAGRLDPTAHPFEIAIGPGDVRITTRYFEDFFNAGIFGTLHEMGHALYEQGLPKAHWGTPRGEAVSLGVHESQSRTWENLVGRSRGFWERFFPRAKEVFASLADVSLDQFHFAINAVEPSLIRVEADEVTYNLHILVRLELELALFRGELALEDLPGAWAEKYRAYLGVAPKDYKDGVMQDVHWSGGLFGYFPTYTLGNLYAAQFFKKAEADLGPLEPLFARGEFRPFLDWTRRNIHQEGSRLRPRALVEKVTGEPPSARAFLDYLEAKYRALYGL; via the coding sequence GTGAAACCGGAAGACGCCTATCAGGCCCTCCTCACCTGGCACAAGGAGACCGCCTACCTGGCCTCCTTGGGGGCCCTGGCCGCCTGGGACCAGCGGACCATGATCCCCAAGAAGGGCCACGAGCACCGGGCCCGGCAGATGGCCGCCCTGGCCCGCCTCCTCCACCAGCGCTCCACCGACCCCCGCGTCGGGGAGTGGCTGGAGAAGGTGGAGGGAAGCCCCCTGGTCCAGGACCCCCTCTCCGACCCGGCGGTGAACGTGCGGGAGTGGCGCCAGGCCTACGAGAGGATGCGGGCCATCCCCGAAAGGCTTGCGGTGGAGCTCGCCGAGGCGGAGAGCGAGGCGGAAAGCTTCTGGGAGGAGGCCCGGCCCAGGGACGACTGGCAGGGCTTTCTGCCCTACCTCCGCCGGGTCTTTAGCCTCACCAAGGAGAAGGCGGAGGTCCTCTTCGCCCTCCCCCCCGCCCCCGGGGACCCCCCTTACGGGGAGCTTTACGATGCCCTCCTGGACGGGTACGAGCCGGGGATGCGGGTTCGGGAGTTAGAACCCCTTTTCCGGGAGCTGGAGGGGGGGCTAAGGGGGCTTCTGGACCGCATCCTGGGAAGCCCCAGGCGCCCCGACACCGCCCTCCTCCACCGCCCCTACCCCAAGGAGGCCCAGCGGGCCTTCGCCCTGGAGCTCCTGGAGGCCTGCGGCTACGACCTCGAGGCCGGCCGCCTGGACCCCACCGCCCACCCCTTTGAGATCGCCATCGGCCCCGGGGACGTGCGCATCACCACCCGCTACTTTGAGGACTTCTTCAACGCGGGGATTTTCGGCACCCTGCACGAGATGGGCCACGCCCTCTACGAGCAGGGCCTGCCCAAGGCGCACTGGGGCACCCCCCGGGGGGAGGCGGTCTCCTTGGGGGTCCACGAGTCCCAAAGCCGCACCTGGGAGAACCTGGTGGGCCGCTCCCGGGGCTTCTGGGAGCGGTTCTTCCCCCGGGCCAAGGAGGTCTTCGCTAGCCTGGCGGACGTTTCTCTGGACCAGTTCCACTTCGCCATCAACGCGGTGGAGCCATCCCTCATCCGGGTGGAGGCGGACGAGGTCACTTACAACCTCCACATCCTGGTGCGGCTGGAGCTGGAGCTGGCCCTTTTCCGGGGGGAGCTCGCCCTGGAGGACCTCCCCGGGGCCTGGGCGGAAAAGTACCGGGCCTACCTAGGCGTGGCCCCCAAGGACTACAAGGACGGGGTTATGCAGGACGTGCACTGGTCCGGGGGGCTTTTCGGCTACTTCCCCACCTACACCCTGGGGAACCTCTACGCCGCCCAGTTCTTCAAGAAGGCCGAGGCCGACCTCGGCCCCCTGGAGCCCCTGTTCGCCCGGGGGGAGTTCCGGCCCTTTTTGGACTGGACCCGCAGGAACATCCACCAGGAGGGGAGCCGCCTCCGCCCCCGGGCCCTGGTGGAAAAGGTCACCGGGGAACCCCCTTCCGCCCGGGCCTTCCTGGACTACCTCGAGGCCAAGTACCGCGCCCTCTACGGCCTTTAG